In Methanosphaera sp. ISO3-F5, a genomic segment contains:
- a CDS encoding GNAT family protein: MEKIGTQEIKTKRLTLRQFKKEDTTEVYQNYGSDKKITKYISWIPCNTPEKCEKFIEYNIKEYQDNPLHYSWTITYNNQIVGSIAIFNVDENNNSGELGYSLGSQWWKKGIMTEAAKAVLDYAFNKAKFNRIYASCHEDNTASKKVMKKLDMIYEGKLREGQKNTDNTYSNLDLYSILKKEYKN; encoded by the coding sequence ATGGAAAAAATAGGAACACAAGAAATAAAAACAAAACGCCTAACCCTAAGACAATTCAAAAAAGAAGACACAACAGAAGTATACCAAAACTATGGAAGTGACAAAAAAATAACAAAATACATCTCATGGATACCATGCAACACACCAGAAAAATGTGAAAAATTCATAGAATACAACATAAAAGAATACCAGGACAACCCACTACACTACTCATGGACAATAACCTACAACAACCAAATAGTAGGATCAATAGCAATATTCAACGTAGACGAAAACAACAACTCAGGAGAACTAGGATACAGTTTAGGAAGCCAATGGTGGAAAAAAGGAATCATGACCGAAGCAGCAAAAGCAGTACTCGACTACGCATTCAACAAAGCAAAATTCAACAGAATCTACGCATCATGCCACGAAGACAACACCGCATCAAAAAAAGTAATGAAAAAACTAGACATGATTTACGAAGGAAAACTAAGAGAAGGACAAAAAAATACTGATAACACATACAGTAACCTAGACTTATACTCCATACTAAAAAAAGAATACAAAAATTAA
- a CDS encoding DUF169 domain-containing protein: protein MNYKELSQKLREKIQMEKEPVAIKIYETTEEAEKELPKYEGQAKHCQLVSDSSTQKKSFYATAEEINCPNGQLALGLTEKTTDALPQIPPLKKALGYAPLTDATFQPDVIVIYALPSQAFHVAQLFKTKLKTRFEANFNGTASLCADAVAYPYISGKSNMTLGCMGSRKFSDIKDEEMVIGLTFDEAQKIVE, encoded by the coding sequence ATGAACTACAAAGAACTATCACAAAAACTAAGAGAAAAAATACAAATGGAAAAAGAACCAGTAGCAATAAAAATATATGAAACAACAGAAGAAGCAGAAAAAGAACTGCCAAAATATGAAGGACAAGCAAAACACTGCCAACTAGTATCCGATTCCTCAACACAAAAAAAATCATTCTATGCAACAGCAGAAGAAATAAACTGCCCAAACGGTCAACTAGCACTTGGACTAACAGAAAAAACAACAGACGCATTACCACAAATCCCACCACTCAAAAAAGCACTAGGATACGCACCCCTAACAGATGCAACATTCCAACCAGACGTAATAGTAATATACGCACTACCATCACAAGCATTCCATGTAGCACAACTATTTAAAACAAAACTAAAAACAAGATTCGAAGCAAACTTCAACGGAACAGCATCATTATGTGCAGATGCAGTAGCATACCCATACATATCCGGAAAATCAAACATGACACTAGGATGTATGGGATCAAGAAAATTCTCAGACATCAAAGATGAAGAAATGGTCATAGGACTAACCTTCGATGAAGCACAAAAAATAGTAGAATAA
- a CDS encoding class I SAM-dependent methyltransferase, translating to MNDPNDLLWDSKLNISTDVFDYLEEDYQNYGYDPTPYVVLEELVKLDLICEDDVVVDYGCGLGRVGFFLNKLLGCRVIGVDHSERLLNMAFKNLERYGDTGDVVFVHSKAEKYVPDEANCFYLFNPFSSKIFRQVLRRIEESVDVNPRDVLIFFYYSTVEYKLYLPTETRLELVKSVNFSEEKINDRVSAKLDVFKLKK from the coding sequence TTGAATGATCCTAATGATTTATTATGGGACTCTAAATTGAATATTAGTACTGATGTTTTTGATTATTTGGAGGAAGATTATCAGAATTATGGTTATGATCCTACACCGTATGTTGTTTTAGAAGAGTTAGTGAAGTTGGATTTGATTTGTGAAGATGATGTTGTTGTTGATTATGGTTGTGGATTAGGTCGTGTAGGTTTTTTCTTGAATAAACTGCTTGGTTGCAGGGTTATTGGTGTTGACCATAGTGAACGATTACTTAATATGGCTTTTAAGAACTTAGAACGTTATGGTGATACAGGGGATGTTGTTTTTGTACATTCTAAGGCCGAAAAGTATGTTCCTGATGAAGCTAATTGTTTTTATTTGTTTAATCCTTTTTCATCTAAGATTTTTAGGCAGGTTTTAAGAAGAATTGAAGAATCTGTGGATGTTAATCCTAGGGATGTTCTTATTTTCTTTTATTATTCTACTGTTGAATATAAATTGTATTTGCCTACGGAGACTCGTCTGGAATTAGTTAAATCTGTTAATTTTAGTGAGGAAAAGATTAATGATAGGGTTTCTGCTAAGTTAGACGTGTTTAAGCTTAAAAAATAA